A window from Seriola aureovittata isolate HTS-2021-v1 ecotype China chromosome 14, ASM2101889v1, whole genome shotgun sequence encodes these proteins:
- the fam83ha gene encoding protein FAM83H codes for MARRSQCSSAGDNPLDPNYLPPHYREEYRLAIDALVEEDLEGYYKFLQKDDVVDFLCTPEIQYIQSSLQVPQQSHHPEQHFLETGGDGSSDTYWPIHSDLDVPGLDLGWPQLHPFIGPTEVTTLVNPPEPDMPSIKEQARRLIKNAQQVIAVVMDMFTDVDILADILSAAMRNVAVYILLDEQNAHHFVNMVSNCRVNLQSIQFLRVRTVSGITYHCRSGKSFKGQMMDRFLLTDCRAVLSGNFSFMWSFEKLHRCMAHLFLGQLVATFDEEFRILFAQSQPLMIENVPTPMEEFSLLQKRQYPSERTSLYRDPRKFLSLETVHPDDRVRHSCDERMDVDWRMIPLKRQGSLHGPSDMYRFPSQQSHMDPPFDQGSPRKPMMENAAFKRHSYAEGVHGRFSYPFLQQQGMPEPENQGRKFHRGQQPYPGSGPGPEADYSGYDKFWNQDHHSADQYSESGLPQERQPSDNFDPVLNYLSSTRNVDFDQGSEKLPAADLPFSSSHPRRLSLGQPYACQTSPTASNPTDQKQFFPEPNTDRKDPTVKRGLRNWRISSYLSAYDNPGDEGLPLMPTQAPDPFEEPSNPIQQIAPGTDVSFPKIPNVREFKVPAMPRASHLPNYMKTTVREQSKKLPDEPTAVAAESKTTPTPSESSSTAEGEKTEEAEQKETKTTGLRREESFRRKYNAAVPRSSRLRSSLIFSSLEQQHAQDTKTAPGQQDEESDTNEAEQTKLPFVSQVLGKRRPAREPFEWSRYIKSATETSKPDNETSKADDKDTSKEENSKDPDTQKTDSSPSMPQSKPSENKTDQPVQPHKSLLTTPLNIDMNDPDKRLLFFKELAAKRKAAKAAEAEKSKDKAPMKPPSELKTNTTVKKEELEPKENSEKMANTSLSVGLSPKNVTADDANKTVATEACESVSLSLDASDKTNKHDSHVKNEPSISQSCKEEETRVSTVTEKTELKSSQPGASLLVSAETESPPNKPPEDPKLSTPAVKESSPSHPPTPTNATPATAPSLVQGTDESESPKLNSTSKESSSLPPSSVEVPPSSASAVLNSNTQNPESVQLETSISSPAPEQQTGSELSSCDQSVKSSFSDHILSDSGTQISPSPPTSKSAPLSTPEETLSSNVTPKDSSSTPSYSILSPNSDETEAPESVSSSPCESLQTTDKTSTVSTESKQAHPDPVSQSMLSENPSAVVSAHVESDISPDAYAACAEPNTSSLQSTTKTNSEKSCAPTPLEKCVPEPENDSVLKAVAEESEVRSSKDIKADSTPPSLSPSSPKSGLPNVSDLGSSPIVSQSITNASPQDALTHTATPSELNLTGSVAPAPVETECSSPLTDSVGSVLSPGAKKTETNMSTLCSPSDTPSLPKITTDSNKIPMLPSTEASRATEPTSKTPTEPEPTPESVTSESQPSEPPVPAENSKVDHQSEVSKEPELPDPVEKNPEDTEATNKINKSTTQESVKSEKTNDQVRQNNRSEPAEITTEEVVPLSPHSKQPKSRYHSSTANVLSSSNLRDDTKLLLEQISANSQSRNEATKESPVTDDEKEDEADKNAKREKERGIRTLSRGQPKSSQERDKLLEKIQSMRKERKVYSRFEMAP; via the exons ATGGCACGTCGCTCTCAGTGCTCATCTGCCGGGGATAACCCCCTGGATCCCAACTACCTCCCTCCTCACTACCGGGAAGAGTACCGCTTAGCTATTGACGCACTGGTTGAGGAGGATTTGGAAGGATACTACAAGTTCCTCCAAAAAGATGATGTGGTGGACTTCCTGTGTACACCTGAGATTCAGTATATTCAGAGCTCTCTTCAGGTCCCTCAGCAGAGCCACCACCCTGAACAACATTTTCTGGAGACTGGGGGAGATGGCTCTTCAGACACTTACTGGCCGATTCACTCTGACCTGGATGTCCCAGGTTTGGACCTTGGCTGGCCTCAGCTGCATCCCTTCATTGGGCCCACAGAGGTCACCACTCTGGTCAACCCTCCAGAGCCCGACATGCCGAGTATCAAGGAGCAGGCCAGAAGACTTATCAAGAATGCTCAGCAG GTCATTGCTGTAGTGATGGACATGTTTACTGATGTTGACATTTTGGCGGATATTCTCAGTGCTGCCATGAGGAATGTTGCTGTCTACATCCTTTTAGACGAGCAGAATGCACATCACTTTGTCAACATGGTGTCCAACTGCAGGGTCAATCTACAGAGCATCCAA TTTTTACGTGTGAGAACAGTGTCTGGCATCACGTATCACTGCCGCTCAGGGAAATCCTTTAAAGGTCAGATGATGGATCGCTTCTTGTTGACAGACTGCAGGGCTGTGTTGAGTGGAAACTTCAG CTTCATGTGGTCTTTTGAGAAGCTCCACCGCTGCATGGCACACCTTTTCCTTGGACAGCTCGTAGCAACCTTTGATGAAGAGTTTCGGATTCTGTTTGCTCAGTCCCAACCACTGATGATTGAAAATGTGCCCACTCCAATGGAAGAGTTTAGCCTTTTACAAAAGAGGCAATACCCAAGCGAACGAACATCATTGTACAGAGATCCTAGGAAATTTCTATCACTGGAAACTGTTCATCCAGATGACCGGGTTAGACATTCCTGTGATGAACGTATGGATGTGGATTGGAGAATGATACCACTTAAAAGGCAGGGATCCCTGCATGGCCCTTCAGATATGTACAGGTTTCCCTCCCAGCAATCTCACATGGATCCGCCTTTTGATCAGGGTTCCCCCAGGAAGCCCATGATGGAAAATGCTGCCTTCAAACGTCACAGTTATGCTGAAGGTGTTCATGGTAGATTCTCTTACCCGTTCTTGCAGCAACAGGGAATGCCAGAGCCTGAGAACCAGGGAAGGAAGTTTCACAGGGGGCAGCAGCCCTATCCAGGGTCCGGACCAGGACCAGAAGCAGATTACAGTGGCTATGACAAGTTCTGGAACCAAGACCATCATTCAGCAGATCAATACTCTGAATCTGGTTTACCACAAGAGAGGCAACCGTCTGATAACTTTGACCCTGTGCTTAACTATTTATCATCTACCAGAAATGTGGACTTTGACCAGGGCTCGGAGAAATTACCTGCAGCAGATTTACCATTCAGTTCATCTCACCCTAGAAGACTGAGCTTAGGCCAGCCATATGCCTGTCAAACCTCTCCCACCGCTTCAAATCCAACTGATCAGAAGCAGTTTTTCCCGGAGCCTAACACTGACCGCAAGGATCCTACAGTGAAACGAGGGCTAAGAAACTGGAGGATTAGCTCATACCTCAGTGCATATGATAATCCAGGAGATGAAGGCCTCCCACTGATGCCAACTCAGGCACCAGACCCTTTTGAAGAGCCTTCAAACCCCATACAACAAATAGCACCAGGAACAGATGTGTCATTTCCTAAAATCCCAAATGTTAGAGAGTTTAAGGTTCCTGCGATGCCCAGGGCAAGTCACCTGCCGAATTATATGAAAACCACTGTACGAGAGCAGTCAAAGAAATTGCCTGATGAACCTACTGCAGTGGCAGCAGAATCtaaaacaacaccaacacctTCAGAATCATCGTCCACAGCTGAAGGGGAAAAGACGGAGGaagcagaacaaaaagaaacaaaaaccaccGGTCTACGAAGGGAGGAGTCATTCCGTAGGAAGTACAATGCTGCAGTGCCAAGGAGCTCCAGGTTAAGATCCTCTCTGATATTCAGCTCTCTTGAGCAGCAGCATGCTCAAGATACCAAAACTGCTCCAGGCCAACAGGATGAGGAAAGTGACACAAACGAAGCAGAACAGACCAAATTACCTTTTGTTTCACAGGTTTTAGGAAAAAGGCGACCTGCAAGAGAACCTTTTGAATGGAGCCGTTACATAAAGTCAGCCACAGAAACGTCCAAACCAGACAATGAAACCAGTAAAGCAGATGATAAAGATACATCAAAGGAAGAAAATTCAAAGGATCCAGatacacagaaaacagattcTTCACCATCAATGCCCCAATCCAAGCcttctgaaaacaaaactgatcaACCAGTACAACCACATAAATCTTTGCTCACCACTCCATTGAATATAGATATGAATGATCCTGATAAGAGGCTCTTGTTCTTCAAAGAGTTGGCAGCAAAACGCAAAGCCGCTAAGGCAGCAGAAGCTGAAAAGAGCAAAGACAAGGCTCCGATGAAACCACCAAGTGAGCTAAAAACCAATACCACTGTTAAAAAGGAGGAACTTGAACCGAAAGAAAACTCAGAAAAGATGGCTAATACTTCACTGTCTGTGGGTTTATCCCCAAAAAATGTTACTGCAGATGATGCAAATAAAACAGTAGCCACAGAAGCctgtgagtcagtcagtctgtctttaGATGCCAGTGATAAGACCAACAAGCATGACAGTCATGTCAAAAATGAACCCAGTATCTCCCAAAGTTGTAAAGAGGAGGAAACCAGAGTTTCAACTGTTACAGAGAAGACAGAGCTGAAAAGCAGCCAACCAGGAGCTTCTCTGCTTGTTTCTGCAGAAACAGAATCTCCTCCAAACAAACCTCCTGAAGACCCAAAGCTGTCAACACCCGCTGTAAAAGAGAGTAGCCCAAGTCATCCACCTACACCAACAAATGCTACCCCTGCTACTGCTCCTTCTCTTGTGCAAGGTACTGATGAAAGTGAAAGCCCAAAGCTTAATTCTACCTCAAAGGAGTCCAGTTCACTCCCTCCTAGTTCAGTGGAGGTCCCACCATCTTCTGCATCTGCTGTATTGAATTCTAACACCCAAAATCCTGAATCAGTTCAGTTAGAAACCAGCATCTCCTCCCCTGCACCTGAACAGCAGACTGGATCAGAGTTGAGCTCTTGTGACCAATCAGTTAAAAGCTCTTTCTCTGATCACATTCTGTCAGATTCTGGTACACAGATCAGTCCAAGTCCTCCAACCTCGAAATCTGCTCCTCTTTCCACCCCTGAAGAGACTTTATCTTCTAATGTTACCCCAAAAGACTCCAGCTCCACCCCCTCCTACAGCATATTGTCTCCAAATTCTGATGAAACAGAAGCACCGGAATCTGTCAGCTCCTCACCATGTGAGTCACTCCAAACAACTGACAAAACTTCTACAGTATCTACAGAGTCTAAGCAAGCTCATCCAGATCCTGTTTCCCAGTCTATGTTGTCTGAGAACCCTTCAGCAGTTGTCTCTGCACATGTGGAATCTGATATTTCTCCTGATGCATATGCTGCTTGTGCAGAACCAAACACATCCTCGTTACAGTCCACCACAAAGACAAACTCTGAAAAATCTTGTGCTCCTACACCTTTGGAAAAATGTGTACCTGAACCAGAAAATGACTCTGTTCTAAAGGCTGTTGCAGAGGAATCTGAGGTAAGATCCTCAAAGGACATCAAAGCTGATAGCACACCACCTAGTCTTAGCCCCTCATCACCCAAGTCAGGTTTACCTAATGTATCTGATCTGGGAAGTTCTCCTATTGTTTCCCAGTCCATAACAAATGCATCTCCACAAGATGCATTAACACATACAGCCACTCCCTCTGAACTTAACCTGACAGGATCTGTCGCTCCTGCTCCTGTTGAAACAGAGTGCTCTTCTCCTCTAACTGACTCAGTTGGATCAGTTTTGTCCCCTGGGgctaaaaaaacagaaaccaacaTGTCTACATTGTGCAGCCCCTCAGATACACCCTCTCTTCCCAAGATTACAACAGACTCGAACAAAATTCCAATGCTCCCATCAACAGAAGCTTCTAGAGCAACTGAGCCTACCTCAAAAACCCCAACAGAGCCAGAGCCAACCCCTGAATCTGTGACTTCTGAAAGCCAACCTTCAGAGCCACCCGTGCCTGCTGAAAATAGTAAAGTAGACCATCAGAGTGAAGTAAGCAAAGAGCCTGAATTGCCCGACCCTGTTGAGAAAAATCCAGAGGACACTGAGGCCACAAATAAGATCAATAAAAGCACTACGCAGGAATCtgtcaaaagtgaaaaaacaaatgacCAAGTAAGGCAAAATAACCGCTCTGAACCGGCAGAGATCACAACAGAAGAAGTCGTTCCTCTGTCACCACACTCCAAGCAGCCAAAGTCTCGCTACCACTCATCAACAGCCAACGTGCTCTCAAGCAGCAACCTCAGAGACGATACAAAGCTGCTTCTAGAGCAGATTTCTGCAAATAGCCAGAGCAGGAACGAGGCCACCAAGGAGTCTCCTGTCACTGATGACGAGAAAGAAGATGAAGCtgacaaaaatgccaaaagggagaaagaaagagggatcAGGACACTCAGCAGAGGGCAGCCTAAGTCATCACAGGAAAGGGATAAGCTGCTGGAGAAGATCCAGAGcatgaggaaggagaggaaagttTACAGTCGATTTGAG ATGGCACCTTAA